Genomic DNA from Hordeum vulgare subsp. vulgare chromosome 2H, MorexV3_pseudomolecules_assembly, whole genome shotgun sequence:
CCAGATGACtctgtttgagacaagaaatcgAACGGGGCGCCGTCCATGGCCTCTGCCGCAGCACCAGGTGATCTGAGACAATGCTCTCATCTGCTTAATGAAAGAACAAACACAGAAACTGAAGAAAAATCGAGCGACACAGGACTGACCTGGTGCGGGGGCGGAAGGGCGGCGGTAGGCCGAGCCGACGGCGACCAGCAGAGGTGGAGGGGCGGCGGCGTCCTGTGGAGGTGGAGGTGCGGCGGCGTACTGCGAAGGCGGAGGCGCGGCGGCGGCCGAGCCGGCGGCATCCTGCGGAGGTGGAGGCGCGGCCGTAGCCGAGCCAGCGGCGTCCTGCAGAGGGGGAGGCGGCACGACCCGCTGCAGAGGTGGAGGCGTCCTGCAGAGGCGGAGGCAGCACGACCCGCAGAAGGGGAAAGAGCCCTCGAGGCAGGGGAATAGACGAGGAGAGATATTAAATGACAGAGTAAAATGAGGAGAGATTaattgaggagagagaggactaaaacGAATTTTAGTAGGGGTTCatgtgactaaaagattttagtctctagactagttttagtcccacTTTAGTTAGGGGtgattggaactttagcctctcaaagagactagttttagtcagactagctTTAGTCccatggatccaagcaccctctgattttagtctctttagtatttggatccaagcatgaatggggctagcaagttttagaggGTGCTCAGATCCAAGAGACTAAAattagtctgactaaaactaatTTCTttaaggctaaagttccaagcacccctgactaaagagaggctaaaactagtcttgagactaaaatcttttagtcaggggtacccctactaaaatgtgcattagtcctctctctcctcatttaactcctcatgcaagttctggattggagggtttggaggataataaatgctcattaacttgattttagtctctttagtacttggatccaaacatgggtgaggctagcaagttttagtctcattacttttagtcatgggactaaaacgtatccaaacaccctcttagTCTCATTACTCTTAGTCatgagactaaaacgtatccCAACACCCTCATGGTTAAACAAAACTCGATTTCTGTTTTCAAACACCTATTTAATCACCTCGCATTGATTGCATTGTATACAAGCCATCCGTAAATCCAAACCAGGAGTCACCATCGACCTCAAGCACCACATGAAAACacacatttttttcttttctcgacAACATCTCAAAGGCAAAAGGGCAAAAATCAAGCCCAGTGGCTGCAGCGGCAGCAGTGGCCATGGACGAGAGGCTCCCgcagccgtcgccgccgccgccgccacaatTCCAGCTCGGGAACCCCATGTCTGCTCCGGCGTCGCCCTACTCCGCGctccaccctctcctcctcccctccacgaACCCGCACCTCCTCCTCAAGCCCAAGACGCTAACCCTctcgctctcctcctcctccctcaccTCCATGacctcctcctccccgcccgcccccGCCTCCGACGCATGGGAACTCGTCCACCCAACCGTACCCGTTGCCGCCGCTTCCCCCATCGACGGCGGCCTCGACGACTGCGCCATCTTCCCACCACGCCTCCACGAGGGCCTGGGCCTCGAGGCGGAGGCCGAGGAGGCCGcgaccaaggaagagaaggaggaggaggaggagactgatgacgaggaggaggagactgatgacgaggaggagtggCTGTGGGGGTGGGGGAGGTGCCGCGCGGCGGCGAGGCGCGCGTGGGCGTCCGGGTCAGGGGCCGTGCTCGTGCACGGAGAGTGCGGATGTCCCGGGGTGAGGCCGGCCGtctggtcggccgcggcggcggccgTTGTGGTTGGCGCGCTGTTGTACGTGCGCCGGCGAGACAGGAGGGAGAGGGACCTCCTCGTCATGCTCTCGCAGGAGAAGGATAAGGTTTGTAGATCTCGACAGCCTTTGGTCATGACGTGAATGTCATCTCTGTGTTCGGCAGATCTCCAACTTAAGTTGAATTGATTCATTGTCATCTTAGTATAGTATCATTATTGGTATTACTGACATTCAAACAATTGATAATTTGGGAAGCTGATGATGTATGAATGAACCCTTGAGAAGCTGTTTCTATATTTGTTCTTACAATAGTTGATGTTGGGGATGACTGGGAGATGAACAAATACTGTATTTATTCACTTCCTTTGAGTGTCTTTTGACAATTGGTATGTCTGTCATGGATGATTAGAGGTCTTCGTTTAGGTAGTGTTTTTGCCATGTTTCACATGTTCCAAATGAACTATACATCTCCATCTTAGCCTTTATCTTGTTATAATTGATGTACCTTTCTCATAGCCTTCAGTTTAAACATACTCTACCAACTAACTGTCTGTATTTCTCTCATCTACGGTTGCTACTATCGAGTCTTGTGAATAAGGTTTAGAAATGCATTAGGCAGTTTGGCGCTACTACGCATTTGATCATTTTTCGATGTTTCCCTCATtatattcttttttttttcttgttgCAGAGGATAGCGCAACTTCTGCATCAAATTGCTTTACTGAGTGACATCAGAGGTGGTAGCGAAGCAATTAAAATTATGAGAAACTCGTAACCGCTGCTTCACTGTAGATGAGGTTTGGTTGTAATACTGTGTAGCATTTGGTTAGGTAGTTGCAGAATGTTTTCATCAGCAAGTACTGCAGGACCGTGTAGTATAATCGAGTAATTATAGCTCAGTTGCATGATCTTGCATATATCTGATGTTTGTGTAATCAGAGAACTGCAACACATCAGCtctggacccccccccccccccctctctctttgTTGTTAAGATTTGTAAATACATGTGTGATAACATATCAGTTATAATTTGTGGAAAAGATGTTCAAATTATGCTGGTCTCAGGTCGTATATATGAATAATTTCTATTTTCATTTATGATCTTGAAGGATCTGCTGAACCTTGAATTTAACTTTAGTACTATGCTGATTTTCTTTGATCTTAACAAGTACAGTTTAAGCGCCCATAAATGAACCTGTCTAGTGATTCATATGACCAGGCCGCTCATTTTCGGAGGGAACGGATTGATACTGGTTATGTACtggagaagaaaataaaaataaagaacagATATATGCCTCGCTGCTTCTTTTTTTCGTTACCTTATAAACAGCAGCAGCTTCAAATTTGAAAGTTGACACACAGTTTGTAAGGTGTCCATGTACAAAAACAATGGTCGAagttaagcttaagacacttattttgggacggagggagtatatctgaTGTTTGTGTACTTGGAGATCTGCAAACATCAGCTCTGGTAACCCCCCTTTGTTGTTAAGATTTGCAAATAGATAAGTGATAACATATCAGTTATAAATTTGTTGAAAAAATGTTCAAATTAATGCTGGACTCAGGTCCTACATATGAATAATTTCTATTTTCAATTATGAACCTGATGGATCAGTTGTTCATAAGCAAGAAATGTATAATTCGTTATTACAAAAACCAAGCAAGAAATGGCTTGCTCGAGGAGTCGAATCAGTGGGAAATACTACTATGCACGAACCAATTCACCATTCTCTCAGACTTACCATCATTCAGAAAAGAGCTCAGCTCTTTGTCTCATTAACAAGTGGTACTAACGAATGCTTTGTACAAAAGGTATTCTTGGCAGAGTCTAGAGATCTGTGGAAAATCCACTGGTAGCAGCGCAGCAAGATTCACATCCAGCAGAACCAAGGAATCAACAAACGAGCAAGAGAACACATGTCCGTCTACTTTATACAGAGCGATCTGGCATCCTTTGGGAATGTTTCGACAGCACGGCGATCACACGGGGACTCGTCTTCCTCTGAACCGGGTGAGCAACTGCGAAATTGGAGTAGGAAACAGTAGTAAGAATAATGGGAGTTGAGATCTAGTCATATGGTTCATCAATCTCCATGTAAATAATCTCTCACAAAAATATCTCCATATAAACGAAGTGGTGACGAAATTGGGTTAGACTTGGAAGAAAATTTAGGCACCTCGGCAATAGCAAAGCCACAAAGAACAAGGGTTACATATTATCTTACCGAAGTCACATAAGGGTGTTGGAAAATCCAACCGACGGTGGGGTTCTTTTGCAGGTAAACAGCAGCAGTGGGCCAGAAGCCGCTGTGAAAAAATTCAGTAGCAGTCAGATATAAGATGACCATATAAAATTCAGCAGCATTAGACCCAAAGGCTTCTACCATTTCTTACTGCACACCGAAAACCAGACATAAGATGACCATATAAATGCACAACACAGGATTTACGAACCTGAACAGCGCGGCAAAGCCATACGACTCCGCCATCATTCCAAAGACAGGCCAACCAATGAGGACGAGGAAAAGTCCAATCCCGAAAGCAATCGAACCCTGCACATTCAGGTGAatctttgttagctcataactgAACCGGAACTGAACAGTTTGTATGTATGACCGAGCTTGCTTTGTTACGTGTATATGACCTTGTGATTCTTAGGCTTGGTGAAGAACTGTACGGTTGACTTCAGCCCAATGGTTAGTGAAACACCAGATACGAAGAGAATCTGACAACATGATATACATGATGGTAATTAGAAAGGAATCGGTTGCAGGCTTGCAGCGAAGTATAAGTAAACCAGGAGGATGATTCTTACATTCCCCATTGCCAAGAACCCCTTGTCAAACAGCATGAGGATCCCAAGAAACGAGAAGAGAACTCCAAACCCAGTCAAGCCCAGCCCAATCTCTGTTGGAAAATATGAAACAACTTGAGCAAGAGTTCAGAGATGCAGTACAAGACAAGTGTCAGTTGGTTAAGTTAGACGCCCCAAAATACAGCCATACTTAGAAACTACTTGTAGTTTGAGCAAGAGCTCAGAGGTGCAGTCCAAGACAAGTGTCACTTGATTAAATTAGACGCTCCAAAATACAGCCATACTTAGAAATTATTTGTAGTTTGAGCAAGAGTTCAGAGGAACAGGTGCATTGTACAAGACGTGAAAGGGAAGTGTCACTTAGACAGCCGATTACAGTCATACTGAGCATTTAGCATCTACTGATTATATCTTCCTGACAACTTGTTCAACAACGAATGACCAAACAGGAAAACACCGAACACCACGAGTGGTTCTTATTCTGAACAGATGCCATGCACCTAAGCCCAAGTTAATTTTGTACACATCTGTTTGACAAACATTAGAAATCACACTGATCTAATCCTACACAGAGGCAATGAGAGAGGAATAGTTTGCCACATTCAAATAGTGGACCAAAAACATTTATGCAACGACATCATGATCATACTAACGGCAAATAATTTACACTAAGCAAACCCTGAGACAAGACATCGCTGAATTTGGGACAGATTCAACACACCAAACCAATACTGTTAACTTGCACAGTGAACCCATCGGACTGTAAAATTAAGCATAGAAGAATTTGTACACCAACTGCTATATTTAGCAGTTAGCAACTATTAGATGGTGCCTCCTGATTATTACTACCTGAAAATGTGTACACCAACCAATGACCAAGCAGTAAAATACCGAATAGCATGAGTGGTTCTTATTCTGAACAGATGTCATACTCATAATCGCTAGTTAATTTTCTACACATCTGTCTGCCAAACATGAAACATTAGAAATCACACACTTCTAATCCTACCCAGAAGCAATGATAGAAGAATAGTTTTGCCACATGTAAACAGTGGACCAAAAGAATTAACGCAACGACATCATACCAACAGCGAATAATTCACACTAATCAAACCCTGAGATAAAACATCGCTGAATTTCGGCGAGATTCTACACACCAAACCAATACTG
This window encodes:
- the LOC123425460 gene encoding zinc finger and BTB domain-containing protein 4-like: MDERLPQPSPPPPPQFQLGNPMSAPASPYSALHPLLLPSTNPHLLLKPKTLTLSLSSSSLTSMTSSSPPAPASDAWELVHPTVPVAAASPIDGGLDDCAIFPPRLHEGLGLEAEAEEAATKEEKEEEEETDDEEEETDDEEEWLWGWGRCRAAARRAWASGSGAVLVHGECGCPGVRPAVWSAAAAAVVVGALLYVRRRDRRERDLLVMLSQEKDKRIAQLLHQIALLSDIRGGSEAIKIMRNS
- the LOC123425461 gene encoding vesicle transport protein GOT1-like — its product is MVSFDMNDRKKIGLGLTGFGVLFSFLGILMLFDKGFLAMGNILFVSGVSLTIGLKSTVQFFTKPKNHKGSIAFGIGLFLVLIGWPVFGMMAESYGFAALFSGFWPTAAVYLQKNPTVGWIFQHPYVTSLLTRFRGRRVPV